The following proteins are co-located in the Acidicapsa acidisoli genome:
- a CDS encoding nuclear transport factor 2 family protein encodes MSKHITISPEEAADRLSIRELVEAYAHCADRRDARGQMSLFTTDTHFVVYMNAKDPTPTQELHSREALAPIFADLNKYDATTHFVGQSTIVTLTNDRATGEAYCLAHHVTVDGEKRRLMLASLRYYDTFVKMDDVWLFAERLLYVDWLEERALS; translated from the coding sequence ATGAGCAAACACATTACGATCTCGCCGGAAGAAGCCGCAGATCGACTCTCCATCCGGGAACTCGTCGAGGCCTACGCCCATTGTGCCGATCGGCGCGATGCGCGAGGTCAGATGTCTCTTTTCACGACAGACACGCATTTCGTCGTATACATGAACGCGAAAGATCCGACGCCCACACAAGAGCTGCATTCGCGCGAAGCACTCGCTCCTATATTCGCGGACCTGAACAAGTATGACGCGACCACACACTTCGTCGGACAGAGCACAATCGTCACGTTGACGAATGATCGAGCAACCGGTGAGGCCTATTGCCTTGCACACCATGTCACAGTTGACGGGGAGAAGCGACGTTTGATGCTGGCCTCGCTCCGCTACTATGACACCTTCGTGAAGATGGACGACGTGTGGCTGTTTGCGGAGCGTTTGCTCTATGTCGACTGGCTGGAGGAGCGCGCATTATCATAA
- a CDS encoding aldehyde dehydrogenase family protein, which yields MTDDPQAPWGGFKYSGVGREYGRYVISAFLEPRAILA from the coding sequence ATGACAGATGATCCGCAGGCTCCCTGGGGAGGATTCAAATATTCTGGTGTCGGCCGTGAATATGGCAGATACGTGATCAGTGCCTTTCTTGAACCGCGCGCCATTCTCGCGTAA
- a CDS encoding FAD-dependent oxidoreductase, with amino-acid sequence MAQHRSVRSGEILYEPSHPDVPLFVVLEGTVSITRAGEDEKILAVREPGQFTGEMSVISGNRSLLTARVTNAGVVLELTRDKVLSLMAKDTELGEILMGAFVARRLLMIQLGEGNVILFGTNGSARTLAIREFLTRNGHPFTYVDIESDKSASELMEQLAVRNSEIPVVYCDRRYVLRNPSISELAACLDLNINVDKGVRDILVIGAGPAGLAAAVYAASEGLKTLIIEKSAPGGQAGSSSKIENYLGFPTGLSGQELANRSIAQAQKFGAQLMVAQAVVHIDCSRQPYKIVLESGLKFNARSIVIATGAQYARLPVEEADAFAGRGIYYNATHMEAQLCDSEEVAVVGGGNSAGQAAVFLAQTSSKVHLLVRSDQLSESMSQYLIARIDAHTKIDVHYLTQIVGMTGAAHLEGIDWKEGSSGLKVTKRIRHVFVMAGAAPRTEWLEDSFVLDKKGFIVTGPDLVEYGDFQWPLSRSPLHLETSVPGIFAVGDTRAGSIKRVASAVGEGAMAVHLVHRFLAESTTLHNGAMK; translated from the coding sequence GTGGCTCAACATCGTTCCGTCCGTAGTGGCGAAATACTCTACGAGCCCTCTCATCCTGACGTTCCTCTCTTCGTCGTCCTGGAGGGTACAGTCTCGATCACTAGAGCTGGCGAGGATGAGAAGATTTTAGCCGTTCGTGAACCGGGTCAGTTCACAGGAGAGATGTCGGTAATCTCAGGGAATCGATCGCTGCTTACTGCGCGCGTGACGAATGCGGGCGTTGTACTGGAACTCACTCGGGACAAAGTATTGTCTCTCATGGCCAAGGATACCGAGCTGGGAGAAATCCTCATGGGAGCCTTTGTCGCACGCCGTCTGCTGATGATTCAGCTTGGCGAGGGGAATGTCATTCTGTTCGGCACGAACGGGTCCGCCCGAACTCTAGCAATCCGGGAGTTTCTTACCAGAAATGGGCATCCATTCACGTATGTCGATATCGAAAGCGATAAGAGCGCCAGCGAACTCATGGAGCAGCTTGCCGTTCGAAATAGCGAAATTCCGGTTGTCTATTGCGACAGACGATATGTCCTGAGAAATCCGTCCATCAGCGAACTCGCCGCTTGTCTTGATCTCAACATCAATGTTGACAAAGGGGTCCGCGACATTTTGGTGATCGGAGCCGGGCCGGCAGGCCTTGCTGCGGCAGTGTACGCAGCTTCGGAAGGACTCAAGACTCTGATCATCGAGAAGTCTGCACCTGGGGGGCAGGCAGGATCGAGTTCGAAGATCGAGAACTATCTGGGCTTTCCGACGGGCCTGTCGGGACAGGAACTCGCAAATCGATCCATCGCTCAAGCCCAGAAATTTGGCGCCCAGTTGATGGTAGCCCAAGCAGTCGTGCATATCGACTGCAGCCGACAGCCATACAAAATCGTTCTGGAATCTGGTCTGAAGTTCAATGCGCGCAGCATAGTCATCGCGACAGGTGCTCAATACGCGCGATTGCCCGTTGAGGAGGCAGATGCTTTCGCAGGCAGAGGAATCTATTACAACGCGACACATATGGAAGCACAGCTCTGTGACTCAGAGGAGGTAGCTGTCGTGGGTGGCGGAAATTCCGCCGGGCAAGCCGCCGTCTTTCTCGCCCAAACCTCATCGAAGGTGCATCTTCTGGTGCGCTCGGACCAACTCTCGGAATCAATGTCGCAATACCTGATTGCGAGAATCGATGCGCACACAAAGATTGATGTCCACTATCTGACGCAGATTGTCGGTATGACCGGGGCAGCGCATTTGGAAGGCATCGACTGGAAGGAAGGCTCGTCCGGACTTAAGGTAACCAAGCGCATTCGCCACGTGTTTGTGATGGCAGGTGCCGCGCCCCGCACAGAGTGGCTTGAGGATTCCTTTGTTCTCGACAAAAAGGGCTTTATTGTCACCGGACCCGACCTTGTCGAATATGGCGACTTTCAATGGCCATTGAGTCGCTCTCCGCTGCACCTTGAGACCAGCGTACCGGGAATATTTGCGGTAGGTGATACGCGGGCTGGCAGCATTAAACGGGTTGCGTCAGCGGTCGGCGAGGGCGCAATGGCGGTACATCTCGTTCATCGGTTCCTGGCTGAGAGCACCACGCTGCACAACGGAGCTATGAAATGA
- a CDS encoding RNA polymerase sigma factor, with product MTASVWFSKTPSARLGEENTADHGGCTLNHSIASDDQLLMRAQSDDQQAFVELCRRHSPMVKKRNFSIVGNQEDAEDALRDTLLRAYRYLDTFRRTCRLSTWLTSIGTITALMILGKKKICREGYINVLNDEGGARDAAEFLNLSLDPERLHSRHPMILVIRQEVKKLRPTLRSIIEQHYGTEGSLEESAKALDISVGAAKSRLMRRRKTLRSYLKRHGASDFRV from the coding sequence ATGACGGCATCTGTATGGTTCAGCAAAACACCTTCCGCGCGCTTGGGTGAAGAGAACACCGCAGATCACGGAGGATGTACTCTTAACCACTCCATCGCTTCTGATGATCAGTTGCTTATGAGAGCGCAGTCCGATGACCAACAAGCATTCGTAGAACTGTGTCGCCGACATTCACCGATGGTGAAAAAGAGAAACTTTTCGATTGTTGGAAATCAAGAAGATGCAGAAGACGCGCTGCGGGACACCTTGCTGAGAGCGTATAGGTACTTGGACACATTTCGTCGTACCTGCAGGTTGTCTACTTGGCTCACAAGCATCGGTACGATCACAGCATTGATGATACTGGGTAAGAAAAAGATATGCAGGGAAGGATACATCAATGTCTTGAACGACGAAGGCGGCGCCCGGGACGCGGCGGAGTTCTTGAACCTTTCGCTTGATCCTGAACGACTCCACTCAAGACATCCAATGATTCTCGTCATCAGACAAGAAGTCAAGAAGCTGCGACCCACCCTTCGCTCAATTATTGAGCAGCACTACGGAACTGAGGGTTCGCTGGAGGAATCGGCGAAGGCATTGGACATCTCTGTCGGCGCTGCGAAGTCCCGTTTGATGCGAAGACGCAAGACACTTCGATCGTACTTAAAAAGACACGGCGCCTCTGATTTTCGAGTCTAG
- a CDS encoding FG-GAP-like repeat-containing protein, with translation MRSQSAQISGRRLPVSLHLFAYLFPIVCFTAGAGTVPAWAATAATTTTLSLTSGGNTVTTVTSGNVVTLTATVMAGSTPVTPGQVNFCDATAKFCTDIHLLGTEQLTANGTATLKFRPGVGSHSYKAVLADLAALGPSASTASSLTVTASQGTGQLATTTYFEAGGVPNIFSLTATVPGNGNTLPTGMVSFVDASNGNAVLGTAALTSEAGVGFVDSSLPPVASQNSGNTVLTADFNGDGIPDLVILGSGISVLLGNGDGTFTAAPSLSGGSPGAIAVGDFNGDGIPDLAVVPSFDESESAVFLGNGDGTFTQVGGILGTIGGNSFTSNAMAAADFNGDGKPDLAVVCAMNGDSPCSMLLILTGNGDGTFMQGSSIPFATFGSQSAIVVGDFNGDGQPDLAVTNSGANGVNVFLNHGGNLTAVSAIPATGTSPSSIAAADFNGDGKLDLAVANSGSNNVTILLGNGDGTFTAAASTATGTAPNSIAVADFNGDSVPDLAVANVGSSNVTILLGNGDGTFTAAASPAADTGSTSVSVADFNGDGKEDLVVANSADSSATSLLAETALTIATVNNISPVGVGTHLVKAIYSGDVNYGGSTSVDVSLTVVPPGLTLSATPVSVVAGATGTSTLTITPTNGFSGTVALELECGGANDLPTCSSIPPVTISGSAPVTMAFSIQTQSGTPPGKYRELVYAVDSIGSVVANTNTAIIAVTVTAPAPPAGLTLSGTPVSVVAGATGTSTLTITPTNGFSGTVTLKCNGGNSPGGANDVPACSSIPPVTISGDAPTTTTFSIQTQPGTTPGQYMEHVDAVDSSGVAMANTTVAVTVTAPAPSFALTNTTISIATPGASGTSMITISPSGGFTGSVALSCTVTGPTTAVDQPTCSVAAPPAITGTAAVTATLTVNTTAASSSSNATGQAGSAFPNRHNGMLALGGGGTLAAFLFFGVPSRRYRTKTLLSLLLLGAFATTVMGCGGARKAANPVPTPTDPGTTVGSYMVTVTGSGGNMTATTVVTVMVN, from the coding sequence GTGCGTTCTCAGTCAGCGCAAATCAGCGGCCGGCGGCTGCCTGTCTCCTTGCACCTGTTTGCCTATCTCTTTCCGATTGTGTGTTTCACGGCTGGCGCAGGGACAGTACCAGCCTGGGCCGCAACTGCGGCCACGACAACGACTCTGTCGCTGACCTCAGGTGGAAACACGGTAACGACGGTGACCTCAGGAAACGTGGTCACTCTGACGGCAACCGTTATGGCCGGCAGCACTCCGGTCACGCCTGGCCAGGTCAACTTCTGCGATGCGACGGCCAAGTTCTGCACCGACATTCATCTGTTGGGCACGGAGCAGTTGACCGCCAACGGTACGGCGACGCTGAAATTCCGCCCTGGGGTTGGGAGTCACAGCTACAAGGCTGTTCTTGCCGATCTGGCCGCCCTTGGGCCCAGTGCTTCGACCGCATCGTCGCTCACAGTGACGGCTTCGCAGGGCACGGGCCAACTGGCCACAACGACGTACTTCGAAGCCGGTGGGGTCCCAAACATCTTCTCATTGACGGCGACAGTGCCGGGCAACGGAAATACTTTGCCGACGGGCATGGTGTCGTTTGTGGACGCAAGCAACGGGAACGCAGTGCTCGGGACGGCGGCGTTGACGAGTGAAGCAGGTGTCGGCTTCGTAGATTCCTCACTACCACCTGTCGCCTCACAGAACAGCGGCAACACTGTCTTGACCGCTGACTTCAATGGCGACGGAATTCCGGACCTGGTCATACTCGGAAGCGGTATCTCCGTGCTCCTGGGCAACGGGGACGGCACATTCACAGCAGCGCCCAGTCTTTCGGGTGGCTCGCCGGGCGCTATTGCAGTGGGAGATTTCAACGGAGATGGCATTCCCGATCTGGCCGTGGTGCCCTCCTTTGATGAGAGCGAAAGTGCGGTGTTTTTGGGCAACGGGGATGGAACGTTTACCCAGGTGGGTGGGATTTTGGGGACGATCGGCGGTAATTCATTTACTTCCAATGCTATGGCTGCAGCGGACTTCAACGGGGATGGCAAGCCGGATTTGGCCGTGGTTTGCGCCATGAACGGTGACTCTCCGTGCAGCATGCTCCTGATTCTGACCGGTAACGGAGATGGAACCTTTATGCAGGGGTCCAGCATCCCCTTCGCGACCTTCGGCTCCCAATCTGCGATCGTCGTGGGCGACTTCAATGGAGATGGCCAACCGGACTTAGCGGTGACAAACTCCGGCGCGAATGGCGTGAACGTCTTCCTGAATCATGGGGGCAACCTTACTGCGGTGTCAGCAATCCCGGCAACTGGCACCAGCCCCTCGTCGATTGCTGCAGCAGACTTCAACGGAGATGGCAAGCTGGATTTAGCCGTGGCCAACTCCGGCAGCAACAATGTGACGATTCTGCTGGGCAACGGCGATGGAACCTTTACGGCTGCAGCTAGCACGGCAACGGGTACGGCTCCCAATTCCATTGCGGTTGCGGATTTCAATGGAGACAGCGTTCCTGATCTCGCGGTGGCCAACGTCGGCAGCAGCAATGTGACGATTTTGCTGGGCAACGGCGATGGAACTTTTACTGCCGCAGCTAGCCCCGCGGCGGATACCGGCTCAACCTCAGTCTCGGTGGCAGACTTCAATGGAGACGGCAAGGAAGATCTTGTTGTCGCAAACTCCGCGGATAGCTCTGCAACCTCGCTCTTGGCAGAGACAGCGCTGACAATTGCAACGGTGAACAATATTTCCCCCGTAGGCGTAGGCACGCATCTCGTCAAAGCGATCTATTCCGGCGACGTCAACTATGGCGGCAGTACCTCCGTCGATGTGTCCCTAACTGTGGTGCCGCCCGGCCTCACGCTGAGTGCTACTCCAGTTTCCGTCGTGGCTGGCGCCACCGGGACTTCGACTCTCACCATTACCCCCACGAACGGCTTCTCCGGAACTGTGGCCCTGGAGTTGGAATGCGGCGGCGCAAACGATCTGCCTACCTGCTCGTCCATCCCACCGGTGACTATCTCGGGGAGTGCGCCAGTAACCATGGCCTTCAGTATCCAAACACAATCAGGCACACCTCCAGGGAAATACAGAGAGTTAGTGTATGCAGTCGATTCGATCGGATCTGTCGTGGCCAACACCAATACTGCAATAATCGCAGTGACAGTGACCGCTCCCGCGCCACCGGCAGGCCTCACGCTGAGTGGTACTCCAGTTTCAGTCGTAGCTGGCGCCACCGGGACTTCGACCCTCACCATTACCCCCACGAACGGCTTCTCCGGAACTGTGACCCTGAAATGCAACGGCGGCAACTCTCCGGGCGGCGCAAACGACGTGCCCGCCTGCTCGTCCATCCCACCGGTGACCATCTCGGGGGATGCTCCGACGACAACAACGTTCAGTATTCAGACACAACCAGGCACAACCCCTGGGCAATACATGGAGCATGTGGATGCAGTCGATTCGAGCGGGGTTGCCATGGCCAACACCACAGTCGCTGTTACGGTGACCGCTCCCGCTCCAAGCTTTGCGCTAACCAATACGACCATCAGCATCGCCACGCCAGGCGCCAGCGGGACTTCGATGATCACGATCAGCCCCAGCGGCGGCTTTACGGGCTCGGTGGCGCTCTCCTGTACCGTAACTGGTCCAACAACTGCGGTCGATCAGCCCACCTGCTCCGTCGCTGCGCCACCCGCCATCACGGGAACAGCAGCCGTAACGGCGACGCTCACTGTCAACACCACGGCAGCGAGTAGTTCGTCCAACGCGACTGGTCAGGCAGGCTCTGCATTCCCCAACCGTCACAACGGGATGTTGGCGCTTGGTGGAGGCGGCACCCTTGCCGCATTCCTGTTCTTCGGAGTGCCCTCACGCCGTTACCGAACAAAGACCCTGCTTAGTCTGTTGCTGCTCGGTGCGTTCGCCACAACAGTCATGGGTTGCGGCGGAGCACGGAAGGCAGCCAATCCTGTCCCGACGCCAACCGATCCCGGCACGACTGTTGGAAGCTACATGGTTACTGTGACCGGTTCGGGTGGAAATATGACGGCAACGACCGTCGTCACGGTAATGGTGAACTGA
- a CDS encoding tetratricopeptide repeat protein, whose product MRARSWHGMELSRRTSGARFGTFEVSFDSGEMRRAGLRIRVQQQPLRLLEILLEHPGEVVTREQLRNRLWANESFGDFDQAVNIAIGKLRSALGDSADNPRYIETLPKRGYRFIAEVSLIECDGQAGEFAARARESTAQKSASIDLNLATLTAHQLPAWTDVPKGRWWTARPITFAAMLGLGLSIVAVLVALYWIHRPSGIRSLAVLPLENFSGDASQDYFADGMTDELITDLAQIRALRVVSRTSVMMYKGARKPLPEIARELNVDAVVEGSVLRSGDQVRITAQLIQVPADKHLWADSYQGSIRDTLAVQNRVARAIAEEIRIEVTPREQAALKSAKTIDPQAYEAYLKGRYFWNKRTGDGLKKAVEYFNQAIARDPNYAAAYSGLADTYALLGDWEYAVMTPKEAMPRALSAARRALELDDSLGEAHASLAFCLEGFNWDFAAADKEFQRAIDLNPGYATAHHWYAWHLSLMGRNNEAIAEMKKAENLDPVSPVVNADLAELLLIAQLPDESMQQSRRTIEMNPGFAFAHNQLAQAYIQKRMFGEAIEELQEAIKLAGNNPIFVANLARAYAGSNRKAEAAELLNGLKKRSAPSAPLFAEIAMVYVALGDKVQAMEWLEKGYEERFNPGVLERPCFDALRADPHFQDLARRIGLPVKDENSNAASAR is encoded by the coding sequence ATGCGCGCAAGGTCCTGGCACGGTATGGAGTTGTCGCGACGCACGTCCGGAGCGAGGTTTGGAACCTTTGAGGTTTCGTTCGACTCGGGCGAAATGCGGCGTGCGGGCCTAAGGATCCGAGTACAACAGCAACCGTTGAGGTTGCTGGAGATCCTGCTTGAGCATCCAGGGGAAGTGGTGACCCGGGAGCAACTGCGGAACCGGCTATGGGCCAACGAGAGCTTTGGCGATTTCGATCAGGCGGTCAACATCGCCATTGGCAAGCTCCGCAGCGCCCTCGGAGATTCAGCTGACAATCCCCGCTACATCGAGACGCTTCCAAAACGTGGCTACCGGTTTATCGCCGAAGTGTCGCTTATCGAATGTGACGGTCAGGCCGGCGAGTTTGCAGCCCGGGCCCGTGAATCCACTGCCCAAAAATCTGCTTCCATCGATCTGAATCTGGCCACGCTGACCGCTCACCAGCTTCCAGCTTGGACGGATGTTCCTAAAGGGAGATGGTGGACGGCGCGTCCGATCACATTTGCAGCAATGCTCGGCCTGGGGCTGTCAATTGTGGCCGTATTGGTCGCTCTCTACTGGATCCATCGGCCCTCAGGCATCCGGTCACTGGCCGTGTTACCGCTGGAGAACTTTTCCGGCGACGCTTCGCAGGACTATTTTGCTGATGGCATGACGGATGAGTTAATCACGGATTTGGCTCAGATCAGGGCTTTGCGTGTTGTCTCCCGCACCTCGGTGATGATGTACAAAGGTGCCCGCAAACCGCTCCCCGAGATCGCACGTGAGCTAAATGTCGACGCTGTAGTGGAAGGCTCCGTATTGCGTTCCGGCGACCAGGTTCGGATCACGGCGCAACTGATCCAGGTACCGGCCGACAAACACCTTTGGGCGGATAGTTATCAGGGGAGCATTCGCGACACATTGGCCGTCCAGAATCGTGTAGCGCGTGCTATTGCTGAAGAGATCCGAATCGAAGTCACTCCGCGAGAGCAGGCCGCGCTCAAGAGCGCCAAGACGATCGATCCTCAAGCCTACGAAGCGTATCTCAAAGGGCGTTACTTTTGGAACAAACGGACAGGAGATGGATTGAAGAAGGCCGTCGAATACTTCAACCAGGCCATTGCCAGGGATCCAAATTACGCAGCGGCCTATAGCGGACTGGCCGACACGTACGCTCTCTTGGGAGACTGGGAATATGCGGTGATGACCCCCAAAGAGGCAATGCCCAGAGCTCTCTCCGCGGCGAGAAGAGCCTTGGAACTGGACGACAGCCTTGGCGAAGCACATGCTTCGCTTGCCTTTTGCCTGGAGGGATTCAATTGGGATTTTGCAGCTGCCGACAAAGAATTTCAGCGAGCGATAGATCTCAACCCCGGCTATGCAACCGCCCACCATTGGTATGCGTGGCACTTGAGCCTGATGGGGCGGAACAACGAAGCGATCGCAGAAATGAAGAAGGCCGAAAATCTGGACCCAGTTTCCCCGGTAGTAAACGCCGATCTGGCAGAGCTTCTTCTAATTGCGCAACTTCCGGATGAATCGATGCAGCAAAGCCGGAGGACTATCGAGATGAATCCCGGTTTTGCCTTTGCGCACAATCAATTGGCCCAGGCGTATATACAAAAGCGCATGTTTGGCGAAGCGATTGAAGAACTGCAAGAGGCGATCAAGCTAGCTGGAAACAATCCAATCTTTGTCGCCAATCTTGCTCGCGCCTACGCGGGATCAAACCGGAAGGCAGAGGCCGCGGAACTCCTGAACGGTTTGAAAAAACGCTCGGCTCCGAGTGCTCCACTCTTCGCAGAAATAGCGATGGTCTACGTGGCTCTGGGCGACAAGGTTCAGGCAATGGAATGGCTCGAAAAGGGCTATGAAGAGCGATTTAACCCGGGGGTCCTGGAACGCCCTTGCTTCGACGCACTACGCGCAGATCCGCATTTTCAGGATCTTGCGCGCCGCATCGGTCTTCCCGTAAAGGACGAGAACTCCAACGCGGCTTCGGCTCGTTAA
- a CDS encoding sigma-70 family RNA polymerase sigma factor gives MRRIGFDRVKVTPSRTAKLRERQAVSEFEELAMPLVSSVYNLARWLVRNEIEAEDLVQETFLKALRNFGSFQSGTDFRAWMFRILRNTFLSSRSTLERRMTVELKNEEELPLSRAQCISPESLFIERSNIAAIRSAIERLPLRSREVILLCDVEDLAYKEIAEILEIPIGTVMSRLARARKAIREALQPAEMDHYRQSAPLN, from the coding sequence ATGAGACGAATCGGATTCGACCGCGTGAAGGTGACTCCATCGAGGACAGCGAAGTTGCGCGAGCGCCAAGCGGTGTCAGAGTTTGAGGAATTGGCGATGCCTCTCGTGAGTTCGGTTTACAACCTGGCGCGCTGGCTGGTACGAAACGAGATCGAGGCCGAGGACCTTGTTCAGGAAACCTTTCTGAAGGCCCTCCGCAATTTCGGTTCGTTTCAGTCCGGCACCGACTTTCGGGCGTGGATGTTTCGCATTCTCAGAAACACATTTCTCAGTTCACGTTCAACGCTGGAACGGCGAATGACTGTCGAGTTAAAGAACGAGGAGGAGCTCCCGTTGTCGCGCGCTCAGTGCATCAGTCCCGAATCGCTCTTTATCGAGAGATCCAATATCGCTGCCATCCGAAGCGCAATTGAGCGACTGCCGCTGAGATCTCGAGAAGTGATTTTATTGTGTGATGTAGAAGATCTTGCCTATAAAGAGATTGCGGAAATCCTCGAAATTCCAATAGGCACGGTCATGTCCCGATTAGCCAGAGCGCGCAAGGCAATTCGAGAGGCACTCCAGCCTGCGGAAATGGATCACTATCGACAATCCGCACCTCTGAATTAA